A single window of Pseudomonas lutea DNA harbors:
- a CDS encoding ribonucleoside-diphosphate reductase subunit alpha: MQTDTTRENPQATAPQTGATQQDLSATAPGQLRVIKRNGTVVAYTDDKITVAITKAFLAVEGGTAAASSRIHDTVARLTEQVTATFKRRMPSGGTIHIEEIQDQVELALMRAGEQKVARDYVIYRNERSKERAGRTAGETPVQAHPSIRITAKDGSLAPLDMGRLNTIVTEACEGLAEVDANLIQSETLKNLYDGVALTDVNTALVMTARTLVEREPNYSFVTARLLMDTLRAEGLGFLGVAESATHHEMVDLYAKALPAYVEKGIQFELLNPVLAEFDLEKLGKAINHERDQQFTYLGLQTLYDRYFIHKDGIRFELPQIFFMRVAMGLAIEEKAREDRAIEFYNLLSSFDYMASTPTLFNAGTLRPQLSSCYLTTVPDDLSGIYHAIHDNAMLSKFAGGLGNDWTPVRALGSYIKGTNGKSQGVVPFLKVVNDTAVAVNQGGKRKGAVCAYLETWHMDIEEFIELRKNTGDDRRRTHDMNTANWIPDLFMKRVFDDGKWTLFSPSEVPDLHDLTGKAFEERYEYYEALTEYPGKVKLFKTIQAKDLWRKMLSMLFETGHPWLTFKDPCNLRSPQQHVGVVHSSNLCTEITLNTNKDEIAVCNLGSINLPNHIVNGELDTDKLKRTIDVAVRMLDNVIDINYYSVPQAKNSNFRHRPVGLGIMGFQDALYLQHIPYGSDAAVEFADRSMEAVSYYAIQASCDLADERGAYETFQGSLWSKGVLPLDSQQILIEQRGQKYIDVDLNETLDWAPVRARVQKGIRNSNIMAIAPTATIANITGVSQSIEPTYQNLYVKSNLSGEFTVINPYLVRDLKARDLWDSVMINDLKYYDGSVQQIERIPQELKDLYATAFEVDTKWIVDAASRRQKWIDQAQSLNLYIAGASGKKLDVTYRMAWYRGLKTTYYLRALAATSTEKSTINTGKLNAVSSGGHGPDDSAITAPRPAEAAPAGPAPVPKACAIDEPDCEACQ; the protein is encoded by the coding sequence ATGCAAACCGACACAACTCGCGAGAATCCGCAGGCCACCGCGCCGCAGACAGGGGCTACCCAGCAGGACCTGTCCGCTACCGCTCCGGGTCAGCTGCGCGTGATCAAGCGTAACGGCACCGTCGTTGCGTACACCGATGACAAGATCACCGTCGCCATCACCAAGGCCTTTCTCGCAGTTGAAGGCGGCACCGCTGCCGCTTCGTCGCGCATCCACGACACCGTCGCGCGCCTGACCGAACAGGTCACCGCAACCTTCAAGCGCCGCATGCCGTCGGGCGGCACCATCCACATCGAAGAAATCCAGGATCAGGTCGAACTGGCGCTGATGCGCGCTGGCGAGCAAAAAGTTGCCCGCGACTACGTGATCTACCGCAACGAGCGCTCCAAGGAGCGTGCCGGTCGCACCGCTGGCGAAACTCCGGTGCAAGCGCACCCGTCGATCCGCATCACCGCCAAAGACGGCAGCCTCGCGCCGCTGGACATGGGCCGTCTGAACACCATCGTCACCGAAGCGTGTGAAGGCCTGGCCGAGGTTGACGCCAACCTGATCCAGAGCGAAACCCTGAAAAACCTCTACGACGGCGTTGCACTGACCGACGTCAACACCGCACTGGTGATGACCGCGCGTACCCTCGTCGAGCGCGAGCCGAACTACTCGTTCGTGACGGCGCGCCTGCTGATGGACACCCTGCGTGCCGAAGGCCTGGGTTTCCTGGGTGTCGCCGAGAGCGCCACGCACCACGAAATGGTCGACCTGTACGCCAAGGCCCTGCCGGCTTACGTCGAAAAAGGCATCCAGTTCGAACTGCTGAACCCGGTTCTGGCTGAATTCGACCTGGAAAAACTGGGCAAGGCGATCAACCACGAGCGCGACCAGCAGTTCACCTACCTGGGCCTGCAGACCCTGTACGACCGTTACTTCATCCACAAGGACGGTATCCGTTTCGAACTGCCGCAGATCTTCTTCATGCGCGTGGCCATGGGCCTGGCGATCGAAGAGAAAGCCCGCGAAGACCGCGCCATCGAGTTCTACAACCTGTTGTCGTCCTTCGACTACATGGCCTCGACCCCGACACTGTTCAACGCCGGTACCCTGCGTCCACAGCTGTCGAGTTGCTACCTGACCACCGTGCCGGATGACCTCTCGGGCATCTACCACGCGATCCACGACAACGCCATGCTGTCCAAATTTGCAGGCGGTCTGGGCAACGACTGGACGCCGGTTCGCGCGCTGGGCTCTTACATCAAGGGCACCAACGGCAAATCCCAGGGCGTCGTGCCGTTCCTGAAAGTGGTCAACGACACGGCCGTGGCCGTGAACCAGGGCGGCAAGCGCAAAGGCGCTGTCTGTGCGTACCTGGAAACCTGGCACATGGACATCGAAGAGTTCATCGAGCTGCGCAAGAACACCGGTGATGATCGTCGTCGTACCCACGACATGAACACCGCCAACTGGATCCCTGACCTGTTCATGAAGCGTGTCTTCGACGACGGCAAGTGGACCCTGTTCTCGCCATCCGAAGTGCCTGACCTGCACGACCTGACCGGTAAAGCCTTCGAAGAGCGCTACGAGTACTACGAAGCGCTGACCGAGTACCCGGGCAAGGTCAAGCTGTTCAAGACCATCCAGGCCAAAGACCTGTGGCGCAAGATGCTGTCCATGCTGTTTGAAACCGGCCACCCATGGCTGACCTTCAAAGACCCGTGCAACCTGCGTTCGCCGCAGCAGCACGTGGGCGTGGTTCACAGCTCGAACCTGTGCACCGAGATCACCCTGAACACCAACAAGGACGAGATCGCGGTCTGCAACCTGGGCTCGATCAACCTGCCGAACCACATCGTCAACGGCGAGCTGGACACCGACAAGCTCAAGCGCACCATCGATGTGGCCGTGCGCATGCTCGACAACGTGATCGACATCAACTACTACTCGGTGCCGCAAGCGAAGAACTCCAACTTCCGTCACCGTCCGGTCGGTCTGGGCATCATGGGCTTCCAGGACGCGCTGTACCTGCAGCACATTCCTTACGGTTCCGATGCGGCTGTCGAATTCGCCGACCGCTCGATGGAAGCCGTCAGCTACTACGCGATCCAGGCTTCCTGCGATCTGGCGGACGAGCGCGGTGCCTACGAGACGTTCCAGGGTTCGCTTTGGTCCAAAGGCGTGCTGCCGCTGGATTCGCAACAGATCCTGATCGAACAGCGTGGCCAGAAGTACATCGACGTCGACCTGAACGAAACCCTGGACTGGGCGCCAGTGCGTGCTCGCGTTCAGAAAGGCATTCGCAACTCGAACATCATGGCCATCGCACCGACCGCGACCATCGCCAACATCACCGGCGTGTCGCAGTCGATCGAACCGACCTACCAGAACCTGTACGTGAAATCGAACCTGTCGGGCGAATTCACCGTGATCAACCCGTACCTGGTTCGCGACCTCAAAGCCCGCGACCTGTGGGACTCGGTCATGATCAACGACCTGAAGTACTACGACGGTTCGGTGCAGCAGATCGAGCGCATCCCGCAGGAGTTGAAAGACCTCTACGCGACCGCGTTCGAAGTGGACACCAAGTGGATCGTTGACGCCGCCAGCCGTCGTCAGAAGTGGATCGACCAGGCGCAGTCGCTGAACCTGTACATCGCCGGCGCGTCGGGCAAGAAGCTGGACGTGACCTACCGCATGGCCTGGTACCGTGGTCTGAAAACCACTTACTACCTCCGTGCCCTGGCCGCGACCAGCACCGAGAAGTCGACTATCAACACCGGCAAGCTGAACGCCGTTTCCAGCGGTGGCCACGGCCCGGACGACTCGGCGATCACCGCCCCGCGCCCGGCCGAAGCCGCACCGGCCGGTCCAGCGCCAGTGCCAAAAGCCTGCGCGATCGACGAGCCAGACTGCGAAGCCTGCCAGTAA
- a CDS encoding ribonucleotide-diphosphate reductase subunit beta: MLSWDEFDKEDAAEPAKGANAGHASEAAMDKLDSAGGAAALEARAVSANDSDAIARAKAALDKLDVAEGLAELEGSAARVAVDEKRMINCRADLNQLVPFKYDWAWQKYLDGCANHWMPQEVNMTTDIALWKDPEGLTDDERRIVLRNLGFFSTADSLVANNLVLAVYRLITNPECRQYILRQAFEEAIHTHAYQYCIESLGMDEGEIFNMYHEIPSVAKKAAWGLKYTRSISDPKFETGTVETDKELLRNLIAYYCVLEGIFFYCGFTQILSMGRRNKMTGVAEQFQYILRDESMHLNFGIDVINQIKIENPHLWDAEMKEEATQMILQGTQLEIEYARDTMPRGVLGMNAAMMEDYLKFIANRRLSQIGLKEEYPGTTNPFPWMSEIMDLKKEKNFFETRVIEYQTGGALSWD, from the coding sequence ATGCTGAGCTGGGACGAATTCGACAAAGAAGACGCCGCTGAACCCGCCAAAGGCGCCAACGCCGGCCACGCTTCCGAAGCCGCGATGGACAAACTCGACAGCGCCGGTGGTGCTGCTGCGCTTGAAGCCCGCGCCGTCAGCGCAAACGACTCCGACGCCATTGCCCGCGCCAAAGCTGCGCTGGACAAACTGGACGTCGCTGAAGGTCTTGCCGAACTCGAAGGCTCCGCCGCCCGCGTCGCGGTCGACGAAAAACGCATGATCAACTGCCGCGCCGACCTCAACCAGCTCGTGCCATTCAAGTACGACTGGGCCTGGCAGAAGTATCTTGACGGATGCGCCAACCACTGGATGCCGCAAGAGGTCAACATGACCACGGACATCGCCCTCTGGAAAGACCCGGAAGGCCTGACCGACGACGAGCGCCGCATCGTCCTGCGCAACCTGGGCTTCTTCTCCACCGCCGACTCCCTGGTTGCCAACAACCTCGTGCTGGCCGTGTATCGCCTCATCACCAACCCTGAATGCCGCCAGTACATCCTGCGCCAGGCCTTCGAGGAAGCGATCCACACCCACGCCTACCAGTACTGCATCGAATCGCTGGGCATGGACGAAGGCGAGATCTTCAACATGTACCACGAGATCCCGTCAGTCGCCAAAAAGGCAGCCTGGGGCTTGAAGTACACCCGTTCGATCTCCGATCCGAAGTTCGAAACCGGCACCGTCGAGACCGACAAAGAACTGCTGCGCAACCTGATCGCCTACTACTGCGTTCTGGAAGGCATCTTCTTCTACTGCGGCTTCACCCAGATCCTCTCCATGGGTCGCCGCAACAAAATGACCGGCGTCGCAGAACAGTTCCAGTACATCCTGCGTGACGAGTCCATGCACCTGAACTTCGGCATCGACGTGATCAACCAGATCAAAATCGAAAACCCGCACCTGTGGGATGCCGAAATGAAAGAAGAAGCCACCCAGATGATCCTGCAAGGGACCCAGCTGGAAATCGAATACGCCCGCGACACCATGCCCCGCGGCGTACTCGGCATGAACGCAGCAATGATGGAGGACTACCTCAAGTTCATCGCGAACCGTCGTTTGAGCCAGATTGGTTTGAAGGAAGAGTACCCAGGGACCACCAACCCGTTCCCATGGATGAGCGAGATCATGGACCTGAAGAAAGAGAAGAATTTCTTTGAGACGCGGGTTATTGAGTATCAGACCGGTGGGGCGTTGAGCTGGGATTGA
- a CDS encoding YhfG family protein: MPAASLESKKAYCAKTRRSNYAASLRLEGFESSPADSERRLPSREELLNSYRKKQA, translated from the coding sequence ATGCCAGCTGCCTCGCTAGAATCCAAAAAAGCCTACTGCGCCAAAACGCGCCGCTCCAACTACGCCGCCAGCCTGCGTCTGGAAGGTTTCGAGAGCTCGCCCGCCGACTCCGAACGCCGCCTGCCCTCCCGGGAAGAGCTGCTTAACAGCTACCGCAAAAAACAGGCCTGA
- a CDS encoding EcoRII N-terminal effector-binding domain-containing protein produces the protein MSSIIKKLSANDIGYTGGHQAGILIPKQEEILAFFPSLNRTEKNPRIQLTVREKNSETRWDFNLIYYNNKLFGGTRNEYRLTGMTRFCRAADLQPDDELEFYKDENACIYVNIRRSKVTPCEDTDGVLILSGGWKVISL, from the coding sequence ATGAGTTCAATAATAAAGAAGCTAAGCGCTAACGACATAGGCTATACCGGCGGCCACCAAGCTGGGATATTAATTCCAAAACAAGAAGAAATCTTGGCTTTTTTTCCTTCGCTTAACCGGACCGAAAAAAACCCCCGGATACAATTGACCGTTCGCGAAAAAAATAGCGAAACCAGATGGGATTTCAATTTAATCTATTACAATAACAAACTGTTTGGCGGCACTAGAAACGAATATCGGTTGACAGGAATGACTCGTTTCTGTAGAGCAGCTGATCTACAGCCCGACGATGAGCTGGAATTTTATAAAGACGAAAATGCATGTATATATGTAAATATCAGACGTAGCAAAGTCACCCCTTGTGAAGATACCGACGGGGTGCTAATTTTGTCCGGTGGCTGGAAAGTAATTTCATTGTAA
- a CDS encoding DEAD/DEAH box helicase, with translation MTFETGLIVDGRFHTAEWQYDQCIIDNCWYPIDTNFVDEANEWLVNRKLNPKAPPTIGQLIALNSALDLPFQHIDATSNFTESSQSTDYFSQIKNLEATPYPYQMTGINFLSAIATQEVGCILGDEMGLGKTLQIIGLILFLKQRNKNHFLVIAPATLLENWRREIAQFSPSVQTKIHSGPQRSGIPNDFKSADVIIVSYETLIRDELLLAHINWDLVVLDEAQNIKNPGATRTLAVKRLPRTVSIAVTGTPVENRLEDLWSVADFVLPRLLGTLKDFKAKFENNVDDAAAVSSIVKPILLRRRVADVATDLPARIEIPQAIELSQNLADDYEYIRLQALASYGASAGLVATTYLRLFCAHPSLALIQDKYEIEDLPKFVRLLEILEEIFDHGEKVLVFTTYQDMTNMFMDEARKRWSSHFFDYIDGRVPVHLRQPIVDSFFEHQGAGALFLNPKAAGTGLNITAANHVVHFNPEWNPALTDQATARAHRRKQTRPVTVHSLYYIDTIEQVILERAMFKRTLADHAVTGHDGEVDVSLVEKALARSPINQKSSF, from the coding sequence ATGACCTTTGAAACCGGCTTGATAGTCGACGGTAGGTTCCACACTGCGGAGTGGCAATACGACCAATGCATCATTGATAACTGTTGGTACCCGATTGATACTAATTTCGTAGATGAGGCTAATGAATGGCTCGTCAACAGAAAACTCAACCCCAAAGCTCCGCCAACTATTGGACAACTAATCGCTTTAAATTCAGCATTAGATTTGCCGTTTCAACATATAGATGCAACTTCGAACTTTACAGAGTCAAGCCAATCTACTGACTATTTTAGCCAGATTAAAAACCTCGAAGCCACCCCATACCCGTACCAGATGACTGGAATAAACTTCCTCTCGGCTATTGCAACTCAGGAAGTAGGTTGCATATTGGGAGACGAGATGGGGCTAGGCAAAACACTCCAGATAATTGGTCTGATTTTGTTCTTGAAACAGCGGAACAAAAATCATTTTCTTGTAATTGCTCCTGCAACGCTTTTAGAGAATTGGCGCAGAGAGATTGCGCAATTTTCACCGTCTGTGCAGACAAAAATTCACTCAGGCCCCCAACGAAGTGGGATACCTAATGACTTTAAGTCCGCAGATGTCATCATAGTTTCTTATGAGACGCTGATCCGAGACGAGTTGTTACTTGCCCATATCAACTGGGATCTAGTAGTACTAGATGAAGCCCAAAATATTAAAAATCCTGGCGCAACAAGAACATTAGCAGTCAAACGGCTACCCCGAACCGTCTCCATCGCCGTAACGGGGACCCCTGTTGAAAACCGTCTCGAAGATCTATGGTCCGTAGCTGACTTCGTGCTTCCAAGGCTACTGGGTACTTTAAAAGACTTTAAAGCCAAATTCGAAAACAACGTCGATGATGCAGCTGCCGTCTCATCCATAGTAAAACCGATCCTGCTGCGGCGCAGGGTTGCAGATGTCGCCACCGATCTACCCGCCCGTATTGAAATCCCCCAAGCAATAGAACTCAGCCAAAACTTGGCTGATGATTACGAATATATAAGGCTTCAAGCACTGGCCTCATACGGCGCATCAGCGGGACTTGTAGCCACAACATACCTTCGTCTTTTTTGCGCTCACCCGTCCCTAGCGCTTATCCAAGACAAGTACGAGATCGAAGATTTGCCGAAATTCGTAAGATTGCTTGAAATCTTGGAAGAAATTTTCGATCATGGTGAAAAGGTTTTGGTATTCACGACTTATCAAGACATGACAAACATGTTTATGGATGAAGCTCGCAAACGATGGAGCAGTCATTTCTTTGATTACATCGACGGTAGAGTACCAGTCCACCTGCGCCAACCAATTGTAGATAGTTTTTTTGAGCATCAGGGCGCAGGCGCGTTATTTCTCAACCCAAAAGCGGCGGGTACGGGTTTGAATATTACTGCGGCGAACCACGTGGTTCATTTTAATCCTGAATGGAACCCAGCATTGACAGACCAAGCCACTGCTAGGGCTCACCGCCGAAAGCAAACCCGCCCTGTCACCGTACATTCGCTGTATTACATAGATACCATTGAACAAGTGATACTCGAACGTGCGATGTTCAAACGAACCCTCGCAGACCATGCGGTTACTGGTCATGATGGCGAGGTAGACGTCTCTTTGGTCGAAAAAGCACTGGCCCGCTCCCCCATCAACCAGAAATCGAGCTTTTAA
- a CDS encoding putative adenosine monophosphate-protein transferase Fic — MVDKYGVGQDPYCPPGSHVLRNRLDLTDVKILAQAERDLSEVAAQTIDFSPPPYDLPYLQAIHRQLFADLYDWAGELRTVDISKDQTHFCVTHRIEPEANKLFKGLAEANWFQDLDRGRLIAASAELFGDLNVIHPFREGNGRAQRILFEHIIVNAGFEISWWPVEAEEWIRANVDAVGCDYEGMVRVFERCVGGVIAIDCKGA, encoded by the coding sequence ATGGTCGACAAATACGGCGTCGGACAAGACCCTTACTGTCCGCCCGGCAGCCATGTGCTGCGCAACCGCCTCGACCTCACCGACGTAAAAATCCTGGCGCAAGCCGAGCGCGATCTTTCCGAAGTCGCCGCGCAAACCATCGACTTCTCCCCTCCTCCGTATGACCTGCCCTACCTGCAAGCCATCCACCGCCAGCTGTTCGCCGATCTTTATGACTGGGCGGGCGAATTGCGCACGGTCGACATCTCCAAAGACCAGACCCACTTCTGCGTCACCCATCGCATAGAGCCGGAAGCCAACAAGCTGTTCAAAGGACTGGCTGAGGCGAACTGGTTTCAGGACCTGGATCGCGGGCGCTTGATTGCCGCCAGCGCAGAGCTGTTTGGGGACCTGAACGTGATTCACCCGTTCCGAGAAGGGAATGGCCGTGCGCAGCGGATTCTGTTTGAGCACATCATTGTGAATGCGGGGTTTGAGATCAGCTGGTGGCCGGTGGAAGCGGAAGAATGGATTCGGGCGAATGTGGATGCGGTGGGGTGTGATTATGAAGGGATGGTCAGGGTGTTTGAGCGGTGTGTTGGTGGGGTGATTGCAATTGATTGCAAAGGAGCTTGA